One Channa argus isolate prfri chromosome 15, Channa argus male v1.0, whole genome shotgun sequence DNA segment encodes these proteins:
- the crb3a gene encoding protein crumbs homolog 3a — MLELRRWTRADVLKSQTALTLPCWSRVEMALCADVLAIPGIVVGTFLLLVLSSNPVWGNYTTPGSNTTPDNTSQLNIAAIVAPTVTLGVLVIILAVLGWLFCVVKKKRQTEGTYRPSAEEQSGARSVAAPDAIKLPKEERLI; from the exons ATGCTGGAGCTGAGGAGATGGACCAGAGCTGATGTCCTAAAGTCCCAAACTGCCCTCACTTTGCCCTGCTGGTCACGGGTAGAGATGGCACTGTGTGCGGATGTGCTGGCCATTCCTGGAATTGTGGTTGGGACGTTTTTACTGCTGGTGCTGAGCAGTAATCCAGTGTGGG GTAATTATACCACTCCTGGAAGTAACACCACTCCTGACAACACATCT caacttAATATTGCAGCTATTGTGGCCCCCACAGTTACCCTGGGTGTCCTGGTCATCATCTTGGCTGTTCTTGGCTGGCTCTTCTGTGTagtgaagaagaagaggcaGACTGAAGGGACGTACAGACCCAGTGCTGAGGAACAGTCGGGTGCACGGAGTGTGGCGGCACCAGATGCAATAAAGTTACCAAAGGAGGAAAGACTCATTTGA